In one window of Acanthochromis polyacanthus isolate Apoly-LR-REF ecotype Palm Island chromosome 8, KAUST_Apoly_ChrSc, whole genome shotgun sequence DNA:
- the igf2b gene encoding insulin-like growth factor 2b, with translation METQQRYGHHSLCHTCRRTESSRLKFKKMSSTSRALLFALALTLYVVEMASAETLCGGELVDALQFVCEDRGFYFSRPTSRGNSRRTQNRGIVEECCFRSCDLNLLEQYCAKPAKSERDVSATSLQVIPVMPALKQEVPRKQHVTVKYSKYEVWQRKAAQRLRRGVPAILRAKKFRRQAEKIKAQEQSIFHRPLISLPSKLPPVLLTTDNFVNHK, from the exons ATGGAAACCCAGCAAAGATACGGACACCACTCACTTTGCCACACCTGCCGGAGAACGGAGAGCAGCAGACTGAAG TTCAAGAAGATGTCTTCGACCAGTCGTGCGCTGCTGTTTGCACTGGCCCTGACGCTCTACGTTGTGGAAATGGCCTCGGCAGAGACGCTGTGTGGGGGAGAGCTGGTGGATGCGCTGCAGTTTGTCTGTGAAGACAGAGGCTTCTATTTCAGTAG GCCAACCAGCAGGGGTAACAGCCGGCGCACCCAGAACCGTGGGATTGTAGAGGAGTGTTGTTTCCGTAGCTGTGACCTCAACCTGCTGGAGCAGTACTGTGCCAAACCCGCCAAGTCTGAAAGGGACGTGTCGGCCACCTCTCTACAGGTCATACCCGTGATGCCCGCACTAAAACAG GAAGTCCCAAGGAAGCAGCATGTGACCGTGAAGTATTCCAAATACGAGGTGTGGCAGAGGAAGGCGGCCCAGCGGCTCCGGAGGGGTGTCCCTGCCATCTTGAGGGCCAAAAAGTTTCGGAGGCAGGCGGAGAAGATTAAAGCCCAGGAGCAGTCAATCTTCCACAGGCCCCTGATCAGCCTTCCCAGCAAACTGCCTCCCGTGTTGCTCACCACGGACAACTTTGTCAACCACAAATGA
- the th gene encoding tyrosine 3-monooxygenase, with protein sequence MPLSSSSTSSSKSIRRAASELERSDSITSPRFLGRRQSLIEDARKEREAAAAAAEAAEASEQIVFEEDDGKALLNLFFTLRTSKTPALSRTLKVFETFEAKIHHLETRPCRKLKDSLGGLEYFVRFEVHLSDVNTLISSIKRNAEDVKTTKEVKFHWFPKRIADLDKCHHLVTKFDPDLDQDHPGYTDPVYRQRRKMIGDIAFRYRHGQTIPRVEYTEEEIGTWREVYSTLRDLYTTHACSEYLEAFRLLERHCGYSPDNIPQLEDVSRFLKERTGFLLRPVAGLLSARDFLASLAFRVFQCTQYIRHASSPMHSPEPDCVHELLGHVPMLADRTFAQFSQNLGLASLGASDEDIEKLSTLYWFTVEYGLCKQNGEVRAYGAGLLSSYGELVHSLSDEPETREFEPEAAAVQPYQDQTYQPVYFISESFSDAKEKFRAYVAGIKRPFSVRFDPYTSSIEVLDNPLKIQGGLEGLKDELKVLTDALSVLS encoded by the exons ATGCCACTTTCAAGCAGCTCCACGTCCTCATCAAAGAGCATCCGCAGAGCAGCATCCGAGCTGGAGAGGTCTGATTCCATCACG TCTCCGAGGTTCTTAGGTAGACGCCAAAGCTTGATCGAGGACGCGCGGAAGGAGAGGGaagccgccgccgccgctgctgaaGCTGCAGAGGCCAGTGAGCAGATAGTGTTTGAGGAGGACGATGGAAAAGCGCTTCTCAACCTCTTCTTCACTTTAAGAACCTCCAAGACACCTGCACTGTCGCGGACTCTCAAAGTCTTTGAG ACATTCGAAGCCAAGATTCACCACCTGGAGACGCGACCGTGCCGGAAGCTCAAGGACAGTCTGGGAGGCCTGGAGTACTTTGTTCGCTTTGAGGTTCACCTCTCAGACGTCAACACCCTGATCAGCTCCATCAAGAGGAATGCGGAGGATGTGAAAACCACCAAAGAAGTCAAAT TTCACTGGTTCCCAAAGAGAATTGCAGATTTGGACAAATGTCACCATCTGGTCACAAAATTTGATCCAGATTTAGACCAAGATCATCCT GGCTACACAGACCCTGTctacaggcagaggaggaaaATGATTGGAGACATTGCCTTCAGATACAGACA TGGGCAGACGATTCCCCGAGTGGAATACACCGAGGAGGAGATCGGCACCTG GCGAGAAGTGTATTCCACCCTGCGGGACTTGTACACCACCCATGCCTGCAGTGAATACCTCGAGGCCTTTCGTCTGCTGGAGAGGCATTGTGGGTACAGTCCAGACAACATTCCCCAGTTGGAAGACGTGTCACGCTTCCTCAAAG agcGGACAGGCTTTCTGCTGCGTCCGGTGGCTGGTTTGCTCTCAGCCAGAGACTTTCTGGCCAGTCTGGCTTTCCGGGTGTTCCAGTGCACCCAGTACATCCGACACGCCTCCTCCCCTATGCACTCCCCAGAACC TGACTGCGTCCATGAGCTGCTGGGCCACGTCCCCATGCTGGCCGATCGCACTTTTGCCCAGTTTTCTCAG AACCTTGGACTGGCATCACTGGGGGCTTCAGATGAGGATATTGAGAAACTGTCCACA CTGTACTGGTTCACAGTAGAGTATGGCTTATGTAAGCAAAACGGTGAGGTGAGGGCTTATGGGGCTGGACTGCTGTCCTCTTATGGAGAACTTGTG CACTCTTTGTCTGACGAACCAGAGACGAGGGAGTTTGAGCCAGAGGCCGCGGCAGTGCAGCCCTATCAAGACCAGACGTACCAGCCGGTCTACTTCATCTCCGAGAGTTTCTCAGATGCCAAGGAGAAATTCAG GGCCTACGTGGCTGGCATCAAGCGTCCTTTCTCGGTCAGGTTTGATCCCTACACCAGCAGTATCGAAGTCCTGGACAACCCGCTAAAGATCCAGGGAGGCCTGGAAGGTTTGAAGGACGAGCTGAAGGTGCTGACAGACGCCCTCAGCGTTCTGTCGTGA